Proteins co-encoded in one Dendropsophus ebraccatus isolate aDenEbr1 chromosome 9, aDenEbr1.pat, whole genome shotgun sequence genomic window:
- the LOC138801409 gene encoding uncharacterized protein isoform X2: MKSIVDGPCEESASPEAAIPEESVIVISDDEAEVSLGLGNSVLIVEDREDSFVQERKTLEVVDEELAITFSRKAHVMPHARYDCSTHPFSRMEQETQIPIEKNASFCDECYCYLCDKPASECSNWTTPDYCHCNAHNKSKHWKGERDTALAGVLTIFNLDLTEIDSELREAGDKLQYFLLQLEQVYNKYLDGAMGMRESVERCGCLCHKAKTAKCKAECAFKHSLVKFHNYTDVHKVVTDFINQVDEGSPRASAVMLLGVAKELVYHKVLENPLSLQDPVAHVKQSTAVLMTRIVSTLQRLLVLKDYPKILYDKFVSFFQSLRLPPHLFTFTSSLNVLRWDNCLLTSVLAGQNLTGYRTNKGKKECLWEALTVVQSRVKKLEEEKSYRQLVRYLNVVKCSENAGLTALKQKLCLYMCKYGDFSLAAQSLLTTKGMQGSIAKYFTPVLYEFHLTMLRVRSCPPGNELQLPEVWVPQTGELLKKGMLVRTALRILYTNSHLFNNSLCWSILVKVWCTCDKPSKEGRLFPLCLHEPDRLVQQTMMHMSCAVLDELQRQANVHLPGPFHTSYSGTAELVLIVQAVVRYLMTANPPLGGLMKLITAFGPNHWALSLLIEGISPMQELLFQFVTSINKELYEEELQTLALFKTRGPSYVSQLMAVFLLHLSDGVRSIGFHLLDIVLRNLTSIPWTGTVANNLTTNVVPFLHTVRVSSAEHQKLVGVIGRLMTG; the protein is encoded by the exons ATGAAGTCCATAGTCGACGGTCCTTGTGAGGAGAGTGCGTCACCGGAGGCTGCCATCCCGGAGgaaagcgtcattgtgatcagcGATGATGAAGCAGAGGTGTCCTTGGGGCTGGGGAACTCCGTGCTCATCGTAGAAGATAGGG AGGATTCATTTGTACAAGAGAGGAAAACGTTAGAGGTGGTGGATGAAGAACTTGCAATAACCTTTAGTAGGAAGGCTCATGTGATGCCCCATGCCAGATACGACTGTTCGACGCACCCCTTCAG CCGTATGGAGCAGGAGACTCAGATCCCTATAGAGAAGAATGCCAGCTTCTGTGACGAGTGCTACTGCTACCTGTGTGACAAGCCGGCCTCTGAG tGTTCCAACTGGACAACTCCTGACTACTGCCACTGCAATGCCCACAACAAGAGCAAACACTGgaaaggagagagagacacagccCTGGCCGGCGTACTCACCATATTCAATCTGGACCTTACAGAGATTGATTCTGAGCTCAGGGAGGCCG GAGACAAGTTGCAGTATTTCTTGTTGCAGTTAGAGCAAGTGTACAACAAGTACTTGGATGGTGCAATGGGCATGCGTGAAAGTGTGGAGCGGTGTGGCTGCCTCTGTCACAAAGCGAAGACTGCGAAATGTAAAGCCGAATGCGCCTTCAAACACAGTCTGGTGAAATTCCACAA TTACACTGACGTTCATAAGGTGGTGACTGATTTCATAAACCAAGTAGATGAGGGGAGCCCAAGGGCTTCAGCTGTGATGTTGCTTGGCGTAGCTAAAGAGCTGGTATACCATAAGGTGTTAGAGAA CCCTCTTTCCTTGCAAGATCCGGTTGCGCATGTTAAACAGTCGACTGCCGTCCTAATGACAAG AATTGTATCCACCCTACAGAGGCTGCTGGTCTTGAAGGATTATCCAAAGATCCTCTATGACAAATTTGTTTCCTTCTTTCAGTCTCTTCGGCTCCCCCCACACCTCTTCACTTTCACATCAAG CCTGAATGTCCTCAGATGGGACAACTGTCTGCTAACGTCCGTACTGGCCGGTCAGAACCTGACAGGGTACCGTACCAATAAGGGCAAAAAGGAATGCCTGTGGGAAGCCCTGACTGTGGTCCAGTCCAGGGTAAAGAAGCTTGAAGAAGAGAAAAG TTACAGACAATTGGTGCGCTATTTAAACGTGGTGAAATGTTCGGAGAATGCAGG GTTGACCGCGCTGAAGCAGAAACTGTGCCTCTATATGTGCAAATATGGAGACTTTTCATTAGCTGCCCAGTCTCTGCTGACAACAAAGGGAATGCAAGGCAGCATCGCCAAGTACTTTACGCCTGTCCTCTATGAGTTCCACCTAACCATGCTGAGAGTAAGGAGCTGCCCCCCAGGGAATGAGCTTCAGTTGCCTGAAGTATGGGTGCCACAGACAG GTGAGCTGCTGAAGAAGGGGATGCTGGTCCGGACTGCACTTCGGATACTGTACACTAATAGCCACCTATTTAACAAT TCACTGTGCTGGAGCATCCTCGTCAAAGTGTGGTGCACATGTGACAAGCCGTCTAAAGAAGGAAGACTCTTTCCTCTGTGTCTGCATGAGCCAGATAGATTGGTCCAGCAG ACTATGATGCACATGTCATGCGCagtcctggatgagctgcagagGCAGGCCAACGTTCATCTCCCAGGGCCTTTTCATACA TCCTACTCTGGCACGGCAGAGCTGGTCCTCATCGTCCAAGCAGTCGTCCGTTACTTGATGACCGCGAACCCACCTCTTGGGGGCCTGATGAAGCTCATTACTGCATTTGGG CCTAACCACTGGGCCCTGTCACTTCTAATCGAGGGGATCAGTCCTATGCAGGAACTGCTATTCCAGTTTGTAACCTCTATCAACAAAGAGCTGTACGAGGAAGAGCTTCAAACGTTAGCATT ATTCAAGACACGAGGACCCAGTTACGTGTCGCAGCTTATGGCGGTGTTTCTTTTGCATCTCAGTGATGGCGTACGGTCCATTGGCTTTCATTTACTTGACATTGTCTTAAGGAACTTAACAAG TATTCCTTGGACAGGAACAGTTGCCAACAACCTGACGACAAAC
- the LOC138801409 gene encoding uncharacterized protein isoform X1: MPHAGSCSSTAVITMKSIVDGPCEESASPEAAIPEESVIVISDDEAEVSLGLGNSVLIVEDREDSFVQERKTLEVVDEELAITFSRKAHVMPHARYDCSTHPFSRMEQETQIPIEKNASFCDECYCYLCDKPASECSNWTTPDYCHCNAHNKSKHWKGERDTALAGVLTIFNLDLTEIDSELREAGDKLQYFLLQLEQVYNKYLDGAMGMRESVERCGCLCHKAKTAKCKAECAFKHSLVKFHNYTDVHKVVTDFINQVDEGSPRASAVMLLGVAKELVYHKVLENPLSLQDPVAHVKQSTAVLMTRIVSTLQRLLVLKDYPKILYDKFVSFFQSLRLPPHLFTFTSSLNVLRWDNCLLTSVLAGQNLTGYRTNKGKKECLWEALTVVQSRVKKLEEEKSYRQLVRYLNVVKCSENAGLTALKQKLCLYMCKYGDFSLAAQSLLTTKGMQGSIAKYFTPVLYEFHLTMLRVRSCPPGNELQLPEVWVPQTGELLKKGMLVRTALRILYTNSHLFNNSLCWSILVKVWCTCDKPSKEGRLFPLCLHEPDRLVQQTMMHMSCAVLDELQRQANVHLPGPFHTSYSGTAELVLIVQAVVRYLMTANPPLGGLMKLITAFGPNHWALSLLIEGISPMQELLFQFVTSINKELYEEELQTLALFKTRGPSYVSQLMAVFLLHLSDGVRSIGFHLLDIVLRNLTSIPWTGTVANNLTTNVVPFLHTVRVSSAEHQKLVGVIGRLMTG; this comes from the exons ATgccgcatgctgggagttgtagttctacagcaG TCATCACCATGAAGTCCATAGTCGACGGTCCTTGTGAGGAGAGTGCGTCACCGGAGGCTGCCATCCCGGAGgaaagcgtcattgtgatcagcGATGATGAAGCAGAGGTGTCCTTGGGGCTGGGGAACTCCGTGCTCATCGTAGAAGATAGGG AGGATTCATTTGTACAAGAGAGGAAAACGTTAGAGGTGGTGGATGAAGAACTTGCAATAACCTTTAGTAGGAAGGCTCATGTGATGCCCCATGCCAGATACGACTGTTCGACGCACCCCTTCAG CCGTATGGAGCAGGAGACTCAGATCCCTATAGAGAAGAATGCCAGCTTCTGTGACGAGTGCTACTGCTACCTGTGTGACAAGCCGGCCTCTGAG tGTTCCAACTGGACAACTCCTGACTACTGCCACTGCAATGCCCACAACAAGAGCAAACACTGgaaaggagagagagacacagccCTGGCCGGCGTACTCACCATATTCAATCTGGACCTTACAGAGATTGATTCTGAGCTCAGGGAGGCCG GAGACAAGTTGCAGTATTTCTTGTTGCAGTTAGAGCAAGTGTACAACAAGTACTTGGATGGTGCAATGGGCATGCGTGAAAGTGTGGAGCGGTGTGGCTGCCTCTGTCACAAAGCGAAGACTGCGAAATGTAAAGCCGAATGCGCCTTCAAACACAGTCTGGTGAAATTCCACAA TTACACTGACGTTCATAAGGTGGTGACTGATTTCATAAACCAAGTAGATGAGGGGAGCCCAAGGGCTTCAGCTGTGATGTTGCTTGGCGTAGCTAAAGAGCTGGTATACCATAAGGTGTTAGAGAA CCCTCTTTCCTTGCAAGATCCGGTTGCGCATGTTAAACAGTCGACTGCCGTCCTAATGACAAG AATTGTATCCACCCTACAGAGGCTGCTGGTCTTGAAGGATTATCCAAAGATCCTCTATGACAAATTTGTTTCCTTCTTTCAGTCTCTTCGGCTCCCCCCACACCTCTTCACTTTCACATCAAG CCTGAATGTCCTCAGATGGGACAACTGTCTGCTAACGTCCGTACTGGCCGGTCAGAACCTGACAGGGTACCGTACCAATAAGGGCAAAAAGGAATGCCTGTGGGAAGCCCTGACTGTGGTCCAGTCCAGGGTAAAGAAGCTTGAAGAAGAGAAAAG TTACAGACAATTGGTGCGCTATTTAAACGTGGTGAAATGTTCGGAGAATGCAGG GTTGACCGCGCTGAAGCAGAAACTGTGCCTCTATATGTGCAAATATGGAGACTTTTCATTAGCTGCCCAGTCTCTGCTGACAACAAAGGGAATGCAAGGCAGCATCGCCAAGTACTTTACGCCTGTCCTCTATGAGTTCCACCTAACCATGCTGAGAGTAAGGAGCTGCCCCCCAGGGAATGAGCTTCAGTTGCCTGAAGTATGGGTGCCACAGACAG GTGAGCTGCTGAAGAAGGGGATGCTGGTCCGGACTGCACTTCGGATACTGTACACTAATAGCCACCTATTTAACAAT TCACTGTGCTGGAGCATCCTCGTCAAAGTGTGGTGCACATGTGACAAGCCGTCTAAAGAAGGAAGACTCTTTCCTCTGTGTCTGCATGAGCCAGATAGATTGGTCCAGCAG ACTATGATGCACATGTCATGCGCagtcctggatgagctgcagagGCAGGCCAACGTTCATCTCCCAGGGCCTTTTCATACA TCCTACTCTGGCACGGCAGAGCTGGTCCTCATCGTCCAAGCAGTCGTCCGTTACTTGATGACCGCGAACCCACCTCTTGGGGGCCTGATGAAGCTCATTACTGCATTTGGG CCTAACCACTGGGCCCTGTCACTTCTAATCGAGGGGATCAGTCCTATGCAGGAACTGCTATTCCAGTTTGTAACCTCTATCAACAAAGAGCTGTACGAGGAAGAGCTTCAAACGTTAGCATT ATTCAAGACACGAGGACCCAGTTACGTGTCGCAGCTTATGGCGGTGTTTCTTTTGCATCTCAGTGATGGCGTACGGTCCATTGGCTTTCATTTACTTGACATTGTCTTAAGGAACTTAACAAG TATTCCTTGGACAGGAACAGTTGCCAACAACCTGACGACAAAC